A single window of Nicotiana tomentosiformis chromosome 1, ASM39032v3, whole genome shotgun sequence DNA harbors:
- the LOC138907157 gene encoding uncharacterized protein, with product MWNIKEVRFPRLMRSDPNQGDTNLWCEYHGTKSHQTGDCLHLREEVPMLKNSHLREFLRDRANNNYDCNKDNTEPSKIGEEPPQQTINMIFGGNEINGETFSKAKKTKVSVTHSKRLREVTEDDITFTEEDADGLLLPHNDALVIFLNVLDFKIKRVLVDPGSSANIIQWRVLE from the coding sequence ATGTGGAATATTAAGGAAGTACGATTCCCGAGGCTGATGAGATCTGATCCCAACCAAGGGGATACTAATCTATGGTGTGAGTATCATGGGACTAAAAGCCACCAGACTGGAGACTGCCTGCATCTGCGCGAGGAGGTGCCGATGTTGAAAAATAGCCACCTGAGAGAGTTCTTAAGAGACCGGGCCAATAATAATTACGACTGCAACAAGGATAACACAGAGCCCTCGAAGATAGGTGAGGAACCTCCCCAACAAACCATCAATATGATTTTCGGGGGAAACGAGATCAACGGTGAGACCTTCTCGAAAGCAAAAAAGACAAAGGTGTCGGTGACTCATAGCAAGAGACTTCGGGAAGTCACCGAGGACGACATCACATTCACAGAAGAGGATGCTGATGGACTTCTACTACCGCACAATGATGCCCTGGTAATTTTccttaatgttttagattttaagattaaacgtgttttggtggacccaggaagttcagccaatatcattcaatggagagtgctggaGTAA